Genomic window (Equus quagga isolate Etosha38 chromosome 12, UCLA_HA_Equagga_1.0, whole genome shotgun sequence):
ATAGGCATCTTCTAAAACGTACAGGAGCAGTATTAGAACAACCGAATTCTGTAATAAAAAGTTCTGTACTTTAGGAACAGAGTATAATTAATTAAACTTACACCGAGTTCcactttttactttgatgttagCACGTCAGCTTTTACCAGCTTTCTTATTCTCCAAGTGGGACGTTTATGTGTTGATATCAGAGATGGAATATGTTGCTCACTTTTGTTCCCAGCTTCCTTTTTGGGAATctaccttcctccttccttctgagtGTTAGCAGAGCAACCGTCTCTTCTCTAACCATTGCTGCTTTCCTTCTACAATAAAAGAAGTCTGTtcagagggaagaggaagtcCAGAAGGAAGTCTGGACTGAGCAGCAGTCCAGAGAACTGCCCAATAATACCTTGGGTTTGTGGTTTTCCTGTGCCTTTATGCAAGGCACATGGAATTTATCCTTGATGTATGCTGTCTTGTGGTTTGGGCATTCACTAGCATTGAACTTACTTGAGTGGACGGCAGTGTAGCTTTAATCCATTTCTTATAATGTGTAAATTTTGGTATTGTGATAGGTGGAAGCCACTTATTCTTCATCTACCCTTTTTTCAGTATCTGGCACCAATTCTGGCCCAGTCATTTGTGATCCATGGCTCTTGTGAAATGCCGAAGATTTCCAGGCAGTTTCTGTGGAACGCCTCCCCATCCAGCTGTAATCAAGCACCATGTAAACAAGAAAGTACCTGGTCAAACCTGTGAGGACTGTGTTCTGACTGCCAAAACGATCAGTACTGACACCAGAATGGCAGCCACTCTCAAGCTGTTAAAACCTTTAGTACGTCAAGCGTTTTGCAGTCCTTCTGCCTACAGTGCAACCCAAAGAGCGGCATATTGGAATGTAGGAAGCTACACATGGCCCAAGGGACAAGACCCTCCAGAACACAGTGGCCTCTGCCATCCTACCAAAAAAGTTGAGAACATTTGTACTACCTTCTCTTCTCGGAGAATCCTGACAACCAGCAGTGCTCTCCCAAGTTTGGAATTCAGTAGAGCTTCTGCCTCTAAGGCCAGCACGTTGAATCCGGGCTCACCCAGGGCCATGAGGATTGATAAAGAGGATATAGAAGCTTTTGATTCCTTTAAAGACCCCCGAGTTTTCCTACAGCTAAGACCAGAGTACCAACTTCACAGCTATAACAGATCTGAGACTTGTCAGCCCTTGTCTGTTTCAGAAGGTGAACTAATTTTGCACAAAGTTACAGTGTATCGGGATAATCTCCAGCCTCAAATCATTGCTGATTATTTCTGTAAGCTGAGCTCTTTGCCTGCAGAGCAGCATTCTGTTCTGCTATCTAGTGCCAGCTTTGCTTTGCTCTGCCAGCTGAGTGTGAAAAACATACAACTCTTTGACTCCCCAGATCTGATCAATATCTTGAAAGCCTTTGTCAGTTTAGGGATCCCTCACTCCCATCCAATGTTAGATGTGTATGAAACCAACTTTTGCCATAAGGTATGGGAGATGAGTCTGGATCAACTTCTCTTGGTGGCTGACCTCTGGCGGTACTTGGGCCGCAAAGTACCtcggtttttaaaaatcttttttagttATCTTAATTTGCACTGGAAAGGTCTATCCTTGTCCCAGCTgattcatttaatttatattataggTGAAAGTCGTCAGGTACCCCAGGACCTAATGCAAAAACTGGAATCATTGATCCTCAAGTATATAGATTTGATCAATTTAGAGGAGGTTGGTACAATCTGTTTGGGGTTCTTTAAATCAAGTAGTAGTCTCTCTGAATTTGTCATGCGGAAAATTGGAGACCTGGCTTGTGCTGACATGCAGCATCTGAGTAGTTATGCCTTAgtgaatattcttaaaatgtttcgTTTCACTCATGTGGATCACATAAATTTCATGAAGCAATTTGGACAGATTGCTCCTCAGCGAATTCCTTCCCTGGGAGTTCAGGGTGTCATGCACCTGACTCTTGCCTGTTCAGCCTTACACTTCTTGGATGAAGGGGTAATGAATGCCGTGGCTGCTTCTTTGCCTTCTAGGGTAGCATACTGTCGAAGTAAAGATGTTGCCAAGATTCTGTGGTCATTTGGAACTCTGAATTATAAGCCACCCAATGCAGAAGAGTTTTATTCTAGCCTGATAAATGAGATTCACAGAAAGATGCCTGAGTTCAACCGATATCCAGAACACCTGCTCACCTGCCTGCTGGGCCTGGCATTTTCTGAATACTTTCCGGTAGAGCTCATCGATTTTGCTTTGAGTCCAGGGTTTATCAGGTTAGCTCAAGAGAGAAGTAAGTTTGAACTCACTAAGGAGCTGTATACTCTTGATGGTATAGTTGGCATTGAGTGTCCAGATTACAGAGGCAATCGTCTTTGTTCTCACCTTCAGCAAGAGGGGTCGGAAATGCTATGGAATTTAGCAAGGAAGGATATGATGTCAAAGCCTGAATTCCTAGAAGCTCTCTTTTTACTTGAGACCATGTTGGGTGGGCCTCAGTACATCAAGCACCATATGATTTTGACTCATACCCGATCTTCTGACTTAGAAGTCCAGCTTGATGTTAACCTGAAGCCATTACCATTTAACAGAGAAGCCACACCAACTGAAGATGTAGCCAAATTAAGGCTTAAGCATGTGGGAGTCAGCCTTACGGATGATTTGATGAATCAGCTACTAAAAGGGAAATCAAGAGGGCATTTCCAGGAGGAAGCTGAGTCAGAGACTGGGCAGCAGCCCATGGAATTAGAGAAGAAGGCAGCCATACACTTGGGGGCCTCCTTTTGCAATGTGGCAGACAGATTGGGGGCCATGGA
Coding sequences:
- the LOC124248540 gene encoding FAST kinase domain-containing protein 5, mitochondrial isoform X1 — encoded protein: MALVKCRRFPGSFCGTPPHPAVIKHHVNKKVPGQTCEDCVLTAKTISTDTRMAATLKLLKPLVRQAFCSPSAYSATQRAAYWNVGSYTWPKGQDPPEHSGLCHPTKKVENICTTFSSRRILTTSSALPSLEFSRASASKASTLNPGSPRAMRIDKEDIEAFDSFKDPRVFLQLRPEYQLHSYNRSETCQPLSVSEGELILHKVTVYRDNLQPQIIADYFCKLSSLPAEQHSVLLSSASFALLCQLSVKNIQLFDSPDLINILKAFVSLGIPHSHPMLDVYETNFCHKVWEMSLDQLLLVADLWRYLGRKVPRFLKIFFSYLNLHWKGLSLSQLIHLIYIIGESRQVPQDLMQKLESLILKYIDLINLEEVGTICLGFFKSSSSLSEFVMRKIGDLACADMQHLSSYALVNILKMFRFTHVDHINFMKQFGQIAPQRIPSLGVQGVMHLTLACSALHFLDEGVMNAVAASLPSRVAYCRSKDVAKILWSFGTLNYKPPNAEEFYSSLINEIHRKMPEFNRYPEHLLTCLLGLAFSEYFPVELIDFALSPGFIRLAQERSKFELTKELYTLDGIVGIECPDYRGNRLCSHLQQEGSEMLWNLARKDMMSKPEFLEALFLLETMLGGPQYIKHHMILTHTRSSDLEVQLDVNLKPLPFNREATPTEDVAKLRLKHVGVSLTDDLMNQLLKGKSRGHFQEEAESETGQQPMELEKKAAIHLGASFCNVADRLGAMEMASLCPPGYMQAPRVKLAVQLTNKNQYCYGSRNLLGLHNMKRRQLNRLGYRVVELSHWEWLPLLKRTRLEKLAFLHEKVFTAAL